A genomic stretch from Aedes albopictus strain Foshan chromosome 2, AalbF5, whole genome shotgun sequence includes:
- the LOC109399228 gene encoding arf-GAP with dual PH domain-containing protein 1 produces the protein MMADQNEKILHRLLQIDGNNECTDCGAKCPEWASYNIGIFLCTRCCAVHRNMGAHISKVKHLKLDKWEDSQLERMIEVGNRVSKQKYEMRVPACYRRPRENDPQVLTEQWIRAKYERLEFCLNDRPAYTSGHMEGFLMKRGKEDSRYQLRKFILSEADDTLRYFVKEKREPKAILRISELNVVFAPAKIGNPNSLQLTFMKDGTTRHIYVYHDDPKEINNWYMAIRCAKLHRLQIAYPSASESDLVDYLTHDFAREGWLLKTGPRTTDSYKRRWFTLDDRKLMYHDDPLDANPKGEIFLGNHLDGYSVRIGAPVGAKDQGFSFTLFTPERTYNLSSHSEQDRDEWMTVIQKVLERPLSPQDSSISARLIRKRGGTNSINIFTGR, from the exons GTCCAGAATGGGCTTCGTACAACATCGGAATCTTTCTCTGCACACGGTGCTGTGCCGTGCACCGAAATATGGGCGCCCACATATCCAAAGTCAAACACCTAAAGCTGGACAAATGGGAGGACAGCCAGTTAGAACGGATGATCGAGGTGGGCAATCGAGTCTCGAAGCAAAAGTACGAAATGCGCGTTCCCGCCTGCTATCGAAGGCCCCGGGAAAACGATCCACA AGTCCTCACAGAGCAGTGGATTCGCGCCAAATACGAACGGCTAGAGTTCTGCCTGAACGATCGACCCGCCTACACATCCGGCCACATGGAAGGTTTCCTGATGAAACGTGGCAAGGAGGACAGTCGTTACCAGCTGCGCAAATTCATCCTGTCTGAGGCGGACGATACGCTTCGTTACTTTGTCAAAGAGAAACGTGAACCAAAGGCAAtcctaagaatttccgaattgAACGTGGTATTTGCACCGGCCAAGATCGGTAACCCCAACTCGCTGCAATTGACGTTCATGAAGGACGGCACAACGCGGCATATCTACGTCTATCACGACGACCCAAAGGAGATCAACAATTGGTACATGGCGATCCGCTGTGCCAAGCTCCACCGGTTGCAGATTGCGTACCCCAGCGCATCGGAAAGCGATCTGGTCGATTACCTAACGCACGATTTCGCCCGGGAGGGCTGGCTCCTCAAGACGGGACCCCGAACGACCGACAGCTACAAGCGGCGATGGTTCACGCTGGACGACCGGAAGCTCATGTACCACGACGACCCGCTGGATGCCAACCCGAAGGGGGAGATTTTCCTCGGCAACCACCTGGATGGGTACAGCGTACGGATAGGGGCACCGGTCGGCGCCAAGGATCAGGGCTTTAGTTTTACGCTGTTCACACCGGAACGGACGTATAACCTGTCGTCGCACAGCGAGCAGGACCGCGACGAGTGGATGACCGTGATCCAGAAGGTGCTCGAGCGACCTTTGAGTCCGCAGGACAGTTCGA TATCGGCGCGACTGATCCGGAAGCGCGGTGGTACCAACTCGATAAATATCTTCACCGGCAGGTAA